Proteins encoded together in one Neobacillus sp. FSL H8-0543 window:
- a CDS encoding long-chain fatty acid--CoA ligase: protein MTNEKAWLRHYPESIASTIAIPDKHLGQILQETTAKYPANNALSFFGNKVSYQQLFGISQAFTSALQNNQVQKGDRVAIMLPNCPQYVMAYYGVLSAGAIVTQLNPMLVEREIEYILNDSGAETIVVFDALYQRVKSVQASTSLKNIIVVSLQPSGQDFSPDISFESFLAKGNGKVNPITIEPEHDIAVLQYTGGTTGRSKGAMLTHRNIVANVIQSYEFFKEEMDIGKERCLTVIPLFHVFGMTSCMNLSIYTAAESIMLPRFELEEVLNTIKSEQPTIFPGVPTMYVAINSHPRAEEYGINSIKSCNSGSAPMPVELLREFEGKTGSQILEGYGLSEASPTTHCNPPFAERKPGSVGIGFPNTEYKIVDLATGTQELPVGELGEVIIKGPQVMKGYWNMPEETANTLRDGWLFTGDIAKVDEDGFLYIVDRKKDMIIASGFNVYPRDIEEVLYEHPSVQEAVVIGVPDPYRGEDVKAFVVLKAEKSATEEDIINFCKQNLSAYKVPRQVEFREQLPKTGVGKILRRALRDEVVKK, encoded by the coding sequence ATGACGAATGAAAAAGCATGGTTAAGACATTACCCAGAGTCGATAGCAAGTACTATTGCCATACCTGATAAACATCTAGGACAAATTCTTCAAGAAACAACTGCCAAATATCCTGCAAATAACGCACTTTCCTTTTTTGGAAATAAAGTAAGCTATCAACAATTATTTGGAATTTCGCAAGCATTTACTTCTGCTCTGCAGAATAATCAAGTGCAAAAGGGTGACAGAGTAGCCATTATGCTTCCAAACTGTCCGCAATATGTCATGGCATATTATGGAGTACTTTCCGCTGGAGCAATTGTTACCCAATTAAATCCGATGTTAGTAGAGCGTGAAATTGAATATATACTTAATGACTCTGGTGCAGAAACGATTGTCGTGTTTGATGCACTTTATCAAAGAGTGAAAAGTGTGCAAGCAAGTACTAGCTTGAAGAATATCATTGTCGTTAGCTTGCAGCCATCGGGACAGGATTTCTCACCGGATATTAGCTTTGAAAGTTTCTTGGCAAAAGGCAACGGAAAGGTAAATCCGATAACAATTGAACCAGAGCATGATATCGCTGTTCTACAGTATACAGGCGGTACAACAGGCAGGTCGAAGGGCGCGATGTTAACTCATCGTAATATAGTAGCAAATGTCATCCAGTCCTATGAATTCTTTAAAGAGGAAATGGATATTGGAAAAGAACGATGTTTAACAGTCATTCCGCTATTCCATGTGTTCGGAATGACTTCATGTATGAACCTTTCCATTTATACAGCAGCAGAGTCGATTATGCTGCCAAGGTTTGAATTAGAAGAAGTGTTAAATACGATAAAGAGTGAGCAACCAACTATCTTCCCTGGAGTTCCAACAATGTATGTGGCGATTAATAGCCATCCTCGTGCAGAAGAATATGGGATAAACTCGATAAAATCATGTAATAGCGGCAGTGCACCGATGCCTGTTGAGTTACTTCGAGAGTTCGAAGGAAAAACGGGCTCACAAATTTTAGAGGGATACGGATTATCTGAAGCTTCACCGACCACCCACTGTAATCCGCCATTCGCTGAGCGGAAGCCAGGTAGTGTTGGTATTGGATTCCCTAACACGGAATATAAAATTGTCGATTTAGCAACGGGAACACAGGAACTACCAGTCGGTGAGCTTGGAGAAGTTATTATTAAAGGACCACAGGTGATGAAGGGCTATTGGAACATGCCAGAGGAAACGGCGAATACGTTACGTGATGGCTGGCTGTTTACTGGTGATATTGCAAAGGTGGACGAAGATGGGTTTCTTTATATTGTCGACCGTAAAAAAGATATGATTATTGCGAGTGGCTTTAATGTTTATCCGCGAGATATTGAAGAAGTGCTTTATGAACATCCTTCGGTTCAAGAGGCGGTTGTTATTGGTGTACCTGACCCTTACAGAGGAGAAGATGTGAAGGCATTTGTCGTTTTAAAGGCTGAAAAATCAGCAACAGAAGAGGACATCATTAACTTTTGCAAACAGAATTTATCAGCCTATAAGGTTCCGCGTCAGGTGGAATTTAGAGAGCAATTGCCTAAAACCGGTGTAGGAAAAATCCTCCGTCGTGCATTAAGAGATGAAGTAGTTAAAAAGTAG